One window from the genome of Rhinolophus ferrumequinum isolate MPI-CBG mRhiFer1 chromosome 22, mRhiFer1_v1.p, whole genome shotgun sequence encodes:
- the DAP3 gene encoding 28S ribosomal protein S29, mitochondrial isoform X2, with protein sequence MTGAPRKPRAEWPRKSVGPEASPGASTHRVRGRGPQMRVQRAGTMLKGMTRLISRVHKLDPGRLLHTGTQAPQNLAAHLDDQVSSERRRAISRTSENDPAKHEQQHEGQHYNIPLSDLKALFPQGLPPRYVKQVKTFNEACLMVRKPALELLHHLKNTNFAHPAVRYVLYGEKGTGKTLSLCHIIHFCAKQDWLVLHIPDAHLWVKNCRDLMQSTYNKQRFDQPLEASIWLKNFKTANERFLSQIKTQEKYVWNKRESTEQGSPLGEVVEQGMTRVRSATDAVGIVLKELKRQSSLGTFRLLVAVDGVNALWGKTTLKREDKSPIAPEELALIYNLRKVVRNDWNGGAIVLTLSQTGSLFKPRKAWLPQELLGKEGFDALDPFIPILVSNYNPKEFESCLQYYLENSWLQHEKAHTEEGKRELLFLSNSNPGQLERLCACL encoded by the exons cGTGCAGGGACAATGCTGAAAGGAATGACAAGGCTTATCTCCAGGGTCCACAAG TTGGACCCTGGACGTCTTTTGCACACGGGGACCCAGGCACCCCAAAACCTTGCTGCTCACCTGGACGACCAGGTTTCAAGTGAGAGGCGCAGAGCCATTTCCCGCACCAGTGAGAATGACCCG GCCAAGCACGAACAGCAGCACGAGGGCCAGCACTACAACATCCCCCTCTCGGACCTGAAGGCCCTGTTCCCCCAGGGCCTGCCACCGCGCTACGTGAAGCAG GTGAAGACATTCAATGAAGCTTGCCTGATGGTAAGGAAACCAGCCCTCGAGCTTCTGCATCACCTGAAAAACACCAATTTTGCTCACCCGGCTGTGCGATACGTTCTCT ATGGGGAGAAGGGAACAGGAAAAACCCTCAGCCTTTGCCACATTATTCATTTCTGTGCCAAACAGGACTGGCTGGTACTGCATATTCCAGATG CTCATCTTTGGGTGAAAAACTGCCGGGATCTCATGCAGTCCACCTACAACAAACAGCGCTTCGATCAACCTCTAGAGGCTTCGATCTGGCTGAAGAATTTCAAAACTGCAAACGAGCGTTTCCTGAGTCAG aTAAAGACTCAAGAGAAGTACGTGTGGAATAAGCGAGAAAGCACCGAGCAAGGCAGCCCTCTGGGCGAAGTGGTTGAACAG GGCATGACCCGCGTGAGGAGCGCCACCGATGCCGTGGGGATTGTGCTCAAAGAGCTGAAGAGACAAAGCTCTCTGGGAACTTTCCGCCTCCTCGTGGCAGTGGATGGAGTCAATGCTCTCTGGGGAAAGACgacactgaagagagaagatAAAAGCCCG ATCGCCCCAGAGGAGCTGGCCCTCATTTACAACCTGAGGAAAGTGGTACGGAACGACTGG aacGGAGGTGCCATTGTGCTGACCCTGAGCCAGACTGGCTCTCTCTTTAAGCCCCGGAAAGCCTGGCTGCCTCAGGAGTTGCTGGGAAAG gAAGGATTTGATGCCCTGGACCCCTTTATTCCCATCCTGGTTTCCAACTATAACCCAAAAGAATTTGAAAGTTGTCTTCAGTATTATTTGGAGAACAGCTGGCTTCAACATGAGAAAG CCCACacggaggaagggaaaagggagctGCTGTTCCTGAGTAACTCGAACCCGGGGCAGCTGGAGCGGCTGTGTGCCTGCCTCTGA
- the DAP3 gene encoding 28S ribosomal protein S29, mitochondrial isoform X1, with protein MLKGMTRLISRVHKLDPGRLLHTGTQAPQNLAAHLDDQVSSERRRAISRTSENDPAKHEQQHEGQHYNIPLSDLKALFPQGLPPRYVKQVKTFNEACLMVRKPALELLHHLKNTNFAHPAVRYVLYGEKGTGKTLSLCHIIHFCAKQDWLVLHIPDAHLWVKNCRDLMQSTYNKQRFDQPLEASIWLKNFKTANERFLSQIKTQEKYVWNKRESTEQGSPLGEVVEQGMTRVRSATDAVGIVLKELKRQSSLGTFRLLVAVDGVNALWGKTTLKREDKSPIAPEELALIYNLRKVVRNDWNGGAIVLTLSQTGSLFKPRKAWLPQELLGKEGFDALDPFIPILVSNYNPKEFESCLQYYLENSWLQHEKAHTEEGKRELLFLSNSNPGQLERLCACL; from the exons ATGCTGAAAGGAATGACAAGGCTTATCTCCAGGGTCCACAAG TTGGACCCTGGACGTCTTTTGCACACGGGGACCCAGGCACCCCAAAACCTTGCTGCTCACCTGGACGACCAGGTTTCAAGTGAGAGGCGCAGAGCCATTTCCCGCACCAGTGAGAATGACCCG GCCAAGCACGAACAGCAGCACGAGGGCCAGCACTACAACATCCCCCTCTCGGACCTGAAGGCCCTGTTCCCCCAGGGCCTGCCACCGCGCTACGTGAAGCAG GTGAAGACATTCAATGAAGCTTGCCTGATGGTAAGGAAACCAGCCCTCGAGCTTCTGCATCACCTGAAAAACACCAATTTTGCTCACCCGGCTGTGCGATACGTTCTCT ATGGGGAGAAGGGAACAGGAAAAACCCTCAGCCTTTGCCACATTATTCATTTCTGTGCCAAACAGGACTGGCTGGTACTGCATATTCCAGATG CTCATCTTTGGGTGAAAAACTGCCGGGATCTCATGCAGTCCACCTACAACAAACAGCGCTTCGATCAACCTCTAGAGGCTTCGATCTGGCTGAAGAATTTCAAAACTGCAAACGAGCGTTTCCTGAGTCAG aTAAAGACTCAAGAGAAGTACGTGTGGAATAAGCGAGAAAGCACCGAGCAAGGCAGCCCTCTGGGCGAAGTGGTTGAACAG GGCATGACCCGCGTGAGGAGCGCCACCGATGCCGTGGGGATTGTGCTCAAAGAGCTGAAGAGACAAAGCTCTCTGGGAACTTTCCGCCTCCTCGTGGCAGTGGATGGAGTCAATGCTCTCTGGGGAAAGACgacactgaagagagaagatAAAAGCCCG ATCGCCCCAGAGGAGCTGGCCCTCATTTACAACCTGAGGAAAGTGGTACGGAACGACTGG aacGGAGGTGCCATTGTGCTGACCCTGAGCCAGACTGGCTCTCTCTTTAAGCCCCGGAAAGCCTGGCTGCCTCAGGAGTTGCTGGGAAAG gAAGGATTTGATGCCCTGGACCCCTTTATTCCCATCCTGGTTTCCAACTATAACCCAAAAGAATTTGAAAGTTGTCTTCAGTATTATTTGGAGAACAGCTGGCTTCAACATGAGAAAG CCCACacggaggaagggaaaagggagctGCTGTTCCTGAGTAACTCGAACCCGGGGCAGCTGGAGCGGCTGTGTGCCTGCCTCTGA
- the MSTO1 gene encoding protein misato homolog 1 isoform X3: MAGGAREVLTLQLGHFAGFVGAHWWNQQDAALREPTDAKETPGELCPDVLYRTGRTLHGQETYTPRLILMDLKGSLNSLKQEGGLYRDTQRDAAIAWEGKLTTHTEELHPKNSYLQDLLSAEGVLCSDGVWRVQSIPSGKGPAPLTTATPPKPRIPTAGSIQVWSDFLRVHLHPRSICMIQKYNHDGEASRLEAFGQGESILKEPRYQEELEDRLHFYVEECDYLQGFQILCDLHDGFSGLGAKASELLRDEYTGRGIVTWGLLPGPYSLREPQKNIYRLLNTAFGLVHLSAHSSLVCPLSLGGSLGLRPEPPVHFPHLHYDATLPFHCSAILATALDTVTVPYRLRSSPVSMVHLADMLNFSGKKVVTAGATIPFPLVPNQSLPDALVQLGGATPWTPLSACGDTSGTRCFAQSVVLRGLNRACHTSQLPPGTPVSSVLHACTTGEEVLARYLEQQQPGARSSSHLLLTPCKVAPPYPHLFSSLSQQGSVLDSPPTGAGMSPHPLLHSSGQHPRPWGSLLLFLLGSDPGQLGQRAHQSGPAALGQLHGGWGGTGGPGGAAPRAPQPGPVLPGRGQPCELKFRKGKSGCTIKVRMQALGVSGLATTTHTYDT; the protein is encoded by the exons ATGGCGGGCGGGGCCCGGGAGGTCCTCACGTTGCAGTTGGGACACTTTGCGGGGTTCGTGGGAGCGCACTGGTGGAACCAGCAG GATGCTGCGCTGCGCGAACCGACCGATGCCAAGGAGACGCCCGGGGAGTTGTGCCCCGACGTCCTGTACCGGACCGGCCGAACGCTGCACGGCCAGGAGACCTACACGCCGAGGCTCATCCTCATGGATCTGAAGG GTAGCCTGAATTCCCTAAAACAAGAAGGTGGACTCTACAGGGACACACAGCGAGACGCTGCGATAGCCTG GGAGGGGAAgctcaccacacacacagaggagctCCATCCGAAGAACTCTTACCTCCAGGACCTTCTGAGTGCAGAG GGAGTGCTGTGTAGTGATGGTGTCTGGAGGGTCCAGTCCATTCCCAGTGGCAAAG GTCCCGCCCCACTCACCACTGCTACACCTCCAAAGCCACGGATCCCCACCGCGGGAAGCATCCAAGTCTGGTCAGACTTCCTCAGAGTCCATCTCCATCCTCGGAGCATCTGTATGATTCAGAAGTACAACCACGATGG TGAAGCAAGTCGCCTGGAGGCTTTTGGCCAAGGGGAGAGCATCCTGAAAGAACCCAGGTACCAGGAAGAACTGGAGGACAGGCTGCACTTCTACGTGGAGGAATGTGATTACCTGCAG GGCTTCCAGATCCTGTGCGACCTACACGATGGCTTCTCTGGGCTGGGCGCTAAGGCCTCAGAATTGCTTCGAGATGAGTACACGGGGCGAGGAATAGTGACCTGGGGGCTGCTCCCTGGTCCCTACAGTCTTAGG GAGCCCCAGAAAAACATCTACCGTCTCTTGAACACAGCCTTTGGTCTGGTGCATCTGTCTGCTCACAGCTCCCTGGTCTGCCCCTTATCCTTGGGCGGGAGCCTGGGGCTGCGACCTGAGCCCCCCGTCCACTTCCCGCACCTGCATTATGAT GCCACTCTGCCCTTCCACTGCAGTGCCATCCTGGCCACAGCCCTGGACACAGTCACTGTGCCTTATCGCCTGCGTTCCTCACCAGTTTCCATGGTTCATCTGGCTGACATGCTGAACTTCTCTGGGAAAAAG GTGGTGACAGCAGGAGCAACCATCCCCTTCCCCCTGGTTCCAAACCAGTCCCTTCCCGACGCCCTGGTGCAACTTGGAGGGGCCACGCCATGGACCCCGCTGTCTGCATGTGGGGACACTTCTGGAACACGCTGCTTTGCGCAGTCAGTGGTGCTGAGGGGTCTCAACAGAGCGTGCCACACCAG TCAGCTCCCCCCAGGGACACCTGTGTCCTCCGTGCTCCACGCGTGCACCACTGGGGAAGAAGTCCTGGCCCGGTACCTGGAGCAGCAGCAGCCTGGAGCCCGGAG CTCTTCCCATCTGCTGTTGACGCCCTGCAAGGTGGCCCCTCCTTACCCCCACCTCTTCTCAAGCCTCAGCCAGCAGGGCTCGGTCCTGGACAGTCCCCCAACCGGGGCAGGTAT gtctccccaccctctcctccaCAGCAGTGGACAGCATCCCCGTCCTTGGGGctctctgctcctcttcctccttggaTCGGACCCTGGGCAACTTGGCCAAAGAGCTCACCAAAGTGGACCTGCGGCGCTGGGCCAGCTTCATGGAGGCTGGGGTGGAACAGGGGGACCTGGAGGAGCTGCTCCACGAGCTCCGCAGCCTGGCCCAGTGCTACCAGGGCGGGGACAGCCTTGTGAGCTGAAGTTCCGGAAGGGAAAGAGTGGGTGTACAATAAAAGTGCGGATGCAGGCGCTTGGTGTCTCGGGACTGGCTACAACCACACACACCTATGACACATAG
- the MSTO1 gene encoding protein misato homolog 1 isoform X2 produces the protein MAGGAREVLTLQLGHFAGFVGAHWWNQQDAALREPTDAKETPGELCPDVLYRTGRTLHGQETYTPRLILMDLKGSLNSLKQEGGLYRDTQRDAAIAWEGKLTTHTEELHPKNSYLQDLLSAEGVLCSDGVWRVQSIPSGKGPAPLTTATPPKPRIPTAGSIQVWSDFLRVHLHPRSICMIQKYNHDGEASRLEAFGQGESILKEPRYQEELEDRLHFYVEECDYLQGFQILCDLHDGFSGLGAKASELLRDEYTGRGIVTWGLLPGPYSLREPQKNIYRLLNTAFGLVHLSAHSSLVCPLSLGGSLGLRPEPPVHFPHLHYDATLPFHCSAILATALDTVTVPYRLRSSPVSMVHLADMLNFSGKKVVTAGATIPFPLVPNQSLPDALVQLGGATPWTPLSACGDTSGTRCFAQSVVLRGLNRACHTSQLPPGTPVSSVLHACTTGEEVLARYLEQQQPGARSSSHLLLTPCKVAPPYPHLFSSLSQQGSVLDSPPTGAAVDSIPVLGALCSSSSLDRTLGNLAKELTKVDLRRWASFMEAGVEQGDLEELLHELRSLAQCYQGGDSLVS, from the exons ATGGCGGGCGGGGCCCGGGAGGTCCTCACGTTGCAGTTGGGACACTTTGCGGGGTTCGTGGGAGCGCACTGGTGGAACCAGCAG GATGCTGCGCTGCGCGAACCGACCGATGCCAAGGAGACGCCCGGGGAGTTGTGCCCCGACGTCCTGTACCGGACCGGCCGAACGCTGCACGGCCAGGAGACCTACACGCCGAGGCTCATCCTCATGGATCTGAAGG GTAGCCTGAATTCCCTAAAACAAGAAGGTGGACTCTACAGGGACACACAGCGAGACGCTGCGATAGCCTG GGAGGGGAAgctcaccacacacacagaggagctCCATCCGAAGAACTCTTACCTCCAGGACCTTCTGAGTGCAGAG GGAGTGCTGTGTAGTGATGGTGTCTGGAGGGTCCAGTCCATTCCCAGTGGCAAAG GTCCCGCCCCACTCACCACTGCTACACCTCCAAAGCCACGGATCCCCACCGCGGGAAGCATCCAAGTCTGGTCAGACTTCCTCAGAGTCCATCTCCATCCTCGGAGCATCTGTATGATTCAGAAGTACAACCACGATGG TGAAGCAAGTCGCCTGGAGGCTTTTGGCCAAGGGGAGAGCATCCTGAAAGAACCCAGGTACCAGGAAGAACTGGAGGACAGGCTGCACTTCTACGTGGAGGAATGTGATTACCTGCAG GGCTTCCAGATCCTGTGCGACCTACACGATGGCTTCTCTGGGCTGGGCGCTAAGGCCTCAGAATTGCTTCGAGATGAGTACACGGGGCGAGGAATAGTGACCTGGGGGCTGCTCCCTGGTCCCTACAGTCTTAGG GAGCCCCAGAAAAACATCTACCGTCTCTTGAACACAGCCTTTGGTCTGGTGCATCTGTCTGCTCACAGCTCCCTGGTCTGCCCCTTATCCTTGGGCGGGAGCCTGGGGCTGCGACCTGAGCCCCCCGTCCACTTCCCGCACCTGCATTATGAT GCCACTCTGCCCTTCCACTGCAGTGCCATCCTGGCCACAGCCCTGGACACAGTCACTGTGCCTTATCGCCTGCGTTCCTCACCAGTTTCCATGGTTCATCTGGCTGACATGCTGAACTTCTCTGGGAAAAAG GTGGTGACAGCAGGAGCAACCATCCCCTTCCCCCTGGTTCCAAACCAGTCCCTTCCCGACGCCCTGGTGCAACTTGGAGGGGCCACGCCATGGACCCCGCTGTCTGCATGTGGGGACACTTCTGGAACACGCTGCTTTGCGCAGTCAGTGGTGCTGAGGGGTCTCAACAGAGCGTGCCACACCAG TCAGCTCCCCCCAGGGACACCTGTGTCCTCCGTGCTCCACGCGTGCACCACTGGGGAAGAAGTCCTGGCCCGGTACCTGGAGCAGCAGCAGCCTGGAGCCCGGAG CTCTTCCCATCTGCTGTTGACGCCCTGCAAGGTGGCCCCTCCTTACCCCCACCTCTTCTCAAGCCTCAGCCAGCAGGGCTCGGTCCTGGACAGTCCCCCAACCGGGGCAG CAGTGGACAGCATCCCCGTCCTTGGGGctctctgctcctcttcctccttggaTCGGACCCTGGGCAACTTGGCCAAAGAGCTCACCAAAGTGGACCTGCGGCGCTGGGCCAGCTTCATGGAGGCTGGGGTGGAACAGGGGGACCTGGAGGAGCTGCTCCACGAGCTCCGCAGCCTGGCCCAGTGCTACCAGGGCGGGGACAGCCTTGTGAGCTGA
- the MSTO1 gene encoding protein misato homolog 1 isoform X1 — protein MAGGAREVLTLQLGHFAGFVGAHWWNQQDAALREPTDAKETPGELCPDVLYRTGRTLHGQETYTPRLILMDLKGSLNSLKQEGGLYRDTQRDAAIAWEGKLTTHTEELHPKNSYLQDLLSAEGVLCSDGVWRVQSIPSGKGPAPLTTATPPKPRIPTAGSIQVWSDFLRVHLHPRSICMIQKYNHDGEASRLEAFGQGESILKEPRYQEELEDRLHFYVEECDYLQGFQILCDLHDGFSGLGAKASELLRDEYTGRGIVTWGLLPGPYSLRQEPQKNIYRLLNTAFGLVHLSAHSSLVCPLSLGGSLGLRPEPPVHFPHLHYDATLPFHCSAILATALDTVTVPYRLRSSPVSMVHLADMLNFSGKKVVTAGATIPFPLVPNQSLPDALVQLGGATPWTPLSACGDTSGTRCFAQSVVLRGLNRACHTSQLPPGTPVSSVLHACTTGEEVLARYLEQQQPGARSSSHLLLTPCKVAPPYPHLFSSLSQQGSVLDSPPTGAAVDSIPVLGALCSSSSLDRTLGNLAKELTKVDLRRWASFMEAGVEQGDLEELLHELRSLAQCYQGGDSLVS, from the exons ATGGCGGGCGGGGCCCGGGAGGTCCTCACGTTGCAGTTGGGACACTTTGCGGGGTTCGTGGGAGCGCACTGGTGGAACCAGCAG GATGCTGCGCTGCGCGAACCGACCGATGCCAAGGAGACGCCCGGGGAGTTGTGCCCCGACGTCCTGTACCGGACCGGCCGAACGCTGCACGGCCAGGAGACCTACACGCCGAGGCTCATCCTCATGGATCTGAAGG GTAGCCTGAATTCCCTAAAACAAGAAGGTGGACTCTACAGGGACACACAGCGAGACGCTGCGATAGCCTG GGAGGGGAAgctcaccacacacacagaggagctCCATCCGAAGAACTCTTACCTCCAGGACCTTCTGAGTGCAGAG GGAGTGCTGTGTAGTGATGGTGTCTGGAGGGTCCAGTCCATTCCCAGTGGCAAAG GTCCCGCCCCACTCACCACTGCTACACCTCCAAAGCCACGGATCCCCACCGCGGGAAGCATCCAAGTCTGGTCAGACTTCCTCAGAGTCCATCTCCATCCTCGGAGCATCTGTATGATTCAGAAGTACAACCACGATGG TGAAGCAAGTCGCCTGGAGGCTTTTGGCCAAGGGGAGAGCATCCTGAAAGAACCCAGGTACCAGGAAGAACTGGAGGACAGGCTGCACTTCTACGTGGAGGAATGTGATTACCTGCAG GGCTTCCAGATCCTGTGCGACCTACACGATGGCTTCTCTGGGCTGGGCGCTAAGGCCTCAGAATTGCTTCGAGATGAGTACACGGGGCGAGGAATAGTGACCTGGGGGCTGCTCCCTGGTCCCTACAGTCTTAGG CAGGAGCCCCAGAAAAACATCTACCGTCTCTTGAACACAGCCTTTGGTCTGGTGCATCTGTCTGCTCACAGCTCCCTGGTCTGCCCCTTATCCTTGGGCGGGAGCCTGGGGCTGCGACCTGAGCCCCCCGTCCACTTCCCGCACCTGCATTATGAT GCCACTCTGCCCTTCCACTGCAGTGCCATCCTGGCCACAGCCCTGGACACAGTCACTGTGCCTTATCGCCTGCGTTCCTCACCAGTTTCCATGGTTCATCTGGCTGACATGCTGAACTTCTCTGGGAAAAAG GTGGTGACAGCAGGAGCAACCATCCCCTTCCCCCTGGTTCCAAACCAGTCCCTTCCCGACGCCCTGGTGCAACTTGGAGGGGCCACGCCATGGACCCCGCTGTCTGCATGTGGGGACACTTCTGGAACACGCTGCTTTGCGCAGTCAGTGGTGCTGAGGGGTCTCAACAGAGCGTGCCACACCAG TCAGCTCCCCCCAGGGACACCTGTGTCCTCCGTGCTCCACGCGTGCACCACTGGGGAAGAAGTCCTGGCCCGGTACCTGGAGCAGCAGCAGCCTGGAGCCCGGAG CTCTTCCCATCTGCTGTTGACGCCCTGCAAGGTGGCCCCTCCTTACCCCCACCTCTTCTCAAGCCTCAGCCAGCAGGGCTCGGTCCTGGACAGTCCCCCAACCGGGGCAG CAGTGGACAGCATCCCCGTCCTTGGGGctctctgctcctcttcctccttggaTCGGACCCTGGGCAACTTGGCCAAAGAGCTCACCAAAGTGGACCTGCGGCGCTGGGCCAGCTTCATGGAGGCTGGGGTGGAACAGGGGGACCTGGAGGAGCTGCTCCACGAGCTCCGCAGCCTGGCCCAGTGCTACCAGGGCGGGGACAGCCTTGTGAGCTGA